The window GTAACTCGTATaacgggaaaaaaagaaaaagaatgataagaaaaaaagatcaataattttccaaatcggAATGGATCCGTTATTGCAATCGATCGGTAATCGAAATATTACCGACCGAGTCGCGAGTTTCGTTTGCGAGGCTTGTCTGATCGAATACGGATTTATTCTACTTCGGcctacgaaagaaagaaacgaattccaattcaaatatttcgtatataacttttacattcgattaattatttttcatagttAATAACATATCTGTTTCTATGGATTATCATTAGATTGGTCGTGACgaatggaaatttcttttttcttcagcGACAGCGACCGTGAGCGTGGCCAAACCAAGAATAATAGGAGAGAATGACGAGCCATTAAATCTGAGCCCGGAAAACGAGTCGGATGATTTCTGGCACACCTCTGTTGGAAAGTTTCGATTCAATATCGAGGATCTTCCCGAACAATTGCAGTATATTCATAAGCTTTTGAAGGTTGGGAACAGATTTAGATGGGATAGTCGGTTTTGAAATggtttggaaattttagaacgaCGATTAAATTGTTTCCTCCTTCAGGAGATCATGACGATCGACAAACCTGACATACTCTACTACATGCTCCAATGTTTAAACGTGATGTGCCTTTACGGGGATGCTTTCAACATGGCGGTGAAGGACCATCAAGGATTCTTCATATGGTGTCAAGAAAATTTACTgataaaaaagtaagaatttaattatcgctTCTCGTGAGAATACATCCTCTACtgacaatattttacataccTTGCAGGTGAATAGAAATTTCAGGTATTCTTTCATAATTCTCGATGACGAATGTATTTATccgtttttaacaattataagtaaaattttcagaaaaaattcaacattgtttcttctttctaccTCTACAGTCTATGGGAACTTCTAAACGGGGAGCATTCTCACATAGCTCACGTCACAGTGCCATTGTTGCTCCACTGCGTGACATTGCCTTGTGGAATAGACACCTTCTGGCGTCTGATACAGGAAGAATTCCACAATTCTGATTGGCGTATTCGTTTCGTGGCAggtatgaaaaagaagaatttgatgataaattaatctctAAAACATCGATCGACAATTTAACAGTCGAAAGAGTTACATTGATCGCGAGATTCATGGATTCTACTCCTCTGAGGAACGTAATCAGCCTCCAAGCTGCCCTAGCGAACGCGTTCTGCTATCTAATCGCAAGTATGGACGACATAAATGTGTACGTTGCTCAGAGAGCCACCTTGTACCTTGGCACCATCCACGATACAGCTATGAGAGTAAGATTCGTATACACAATTCGTTGCATTCGTTCGAATGATTTACGAATAAGAATTCAAATTCTTGCAGTCCCTGATCCTCTGCTTGGAGACCCAATTCGATTCAGTGATAGTCGACCGGCCGATGGTTCTCCAATCATTGTACCAATTGCACAACAGTCTCAGCGATAGACATATCTTGACTTGGGAGTTTTTTCTCAATCGTTTCGACGCGCTCTTCCTCGAGGCGCAGATCAATTTGGAAAGATCTGGAGATATACCCTATCTGCGCGGTCAGTTTTCAAATTCTCGACGAGTAGACTGCAGATCTTTATtccctgaaaataaaatttttatgaattaaaaatggaacttgtataaaaatttattttattatatcgtaacGCATATTTTGCGTGCCTTCCATTATagggaatgaataaatatctgcagactattaattaataatattttcatataatatttatttatcgagagGATTATTTATCGTAGATCTCAGAAATACGGATTTGAACAGCGAAATCTTCATGAAGAAGTTGCACAGAGCGCAGGAGGCGTTGTCTCAGTCGGAAGGAAGCGGGACTAACTCCATAAAGACGTTGAGCGCGAGTTTCGGCACGAAATGGCCGTACAAACGCACCATGTCGGCACCAGCGTCGATGATTCCTCGCCAAGACACTAAACAAGGTAAATCAAAcgattcgtggaaaatttttgtgGATATATCGTGATTCATTCCATAGTTTACTTTTTATAGTCAGAAATTCCTATATCGTTGATCAACGATTGTCAACGTTGACTCACAAAAGATAAGTCAGACTTGAAGAATACGTAGGTATTCGAATGCACCTTTTACACTTTTACTAAACTCAGATTAGACCGTAGACTCGTCagagaataatattagaatcaaATAGAAGCctaggaattattatttatcgtttaatttggGTCGAACAGTGAAACGAagttataagtaataataaaagaaaaattattagagatcAAACCATGCATATCTAGAATGAtgaaaagaacaatttttcaacaaattttgaatatattggaCGCCTATTAACAAGCAACATGCCATGCCCTTTATTACAATTACAGCTAACAGGTTTCTTAATTTCGTTGCAAGGAATTTCATTGCTAAGAaacaaatcaatatatatgatgtatctatccaacaaaaatttcttctgctcgattaatttgcaatttccTAAGAATTTCTGCTACCAAGAACGAATCCCTTACTCTTTGAAAGAATCGGCAGCGATCAATCTCGCGCCGTCGACTTAGCTTCGATTCGCAGAAAATCTAGTAGTCGATCGTACATCGTCTAAACCACTCGCTGTTTACACGCGTTTCTCAATTGTGTTCCAACCGTGTCGAACCCGCGCAGAAAAGGAGAAGGTGTACAGCCGGCAATACTCGGCGCCTATCCTGAAGCGCAAGAGCTCCAGATTCGGACTGGGTCAGTTGCTGGGGTCCACCCCACCTAATAACAGTATACCAGGTAGAGTAGCGTTGCTGATGCTAGCCTTAGACGTGGCCGTTTATCTTCTGTGTTATTCTATgtttctacatatatatatatacacatacacatacaaaCAAACATATACCCACCTATTTACCCATCTGTGTACACGCGAAACGCGAAACGCGATGTTCGATGTGGAAACCTGTGTGGTAAGTTTGATGGTTCATTAACCTCCTTGTTGACCGACGACTTCGCTTAGTTTTCTTTTTGCGCTGTGACCCAAAAGGTTAACGGGGTTAATCaccgataaaatttctttgcatTGCGGTGAAAAATTCATATGATTacactggaaaaaaaaaaaattcgatttggcTTTGGTTTCGCTTAGGCATTGCGCTGTGGAGCTATTTATATGATTGGTATTTTGAGGATGATGGAAGTTTGAACAATATTGAGAAaacttttagaataaattttcttccctcccaTTGTTTTGAGCATTGTTTGTTGCAGGATCGTATATATCAGATTTTCGTATAAAGTTTCctcgagaattttcttttttttttgtagcgAGTAGAAATTTGTGTAGTTTTTCCGATATTTTGTTTGTAGATTGAAAAGATTGGTACCCTTTCCTTTAGATCGTGCAGATAAATCCCTTTGTCCTAGTTGAATGTTTGTAGACAGTTTCCTGGTAATAgtagattttgaatttataaaattcgtaaaCGGTATAGagtttaacataattattttcatgcaTGATTgtagataatgaaaaattctatgataatattaatatgcaaGCAAGGGtggtaagaattttttttttaaacttgatcactcaatttttatcttattttatccgattaaaacttaaaaacaatatttattatcaactcAACGTTACAGATGGTCATGTTCATTCGTTAAACATGGTGGATGAAACTAGCGCGTTACCAGGATACACACACAAAATTGTAGATTTGGAAGAAGCTGACAAAGAGACCATGCACTTATTGGTTTTTCTTTTGATGCAATTTCTCTCCAGACAGGATcaggtaaattaattattttttaattctaatttttattcgctCTTTCTTCATCAAAAACATTATTGTCCAGGCTTATCCAACGGATGAAAAACCTCTATCAAAAACGCAAGGAATCGTTCTACGTCACTTGTATCTTTTACTAGGTTATAACCAAACTGAACGCATTTTTCATACTTCTCCGCAACGATTAAggtattaaatatcgataataaatcacCAATTATCAACAGAATGAACAATCTAGAATCAATTCACTTCAGAGTTTCACCTGTATTCAACGTCTTTATCGCGAATCTTCCTCAACTTCTGGACCAGAATCATGTGATGGGATGGATGATGACGCCTCCAGTTCTGGCTATACTTCAACACTGTCCTTGTCCTCCGCAAGGTGTACCTCCATCCGATCATCAAACACCCACGTATAGCCTATGGTATCTCGAACCGCATAATAGACGCTCTTGGTTAATGGCTCTTCTCGTTATACTGTATAAGGTGAACTAGacacatttcaaatatttttccatccttttcttaattcgagaaaattaattaactttttttatacgcGTATAGTGTCAATATGGCCAACAACCATGGTGCAATCAATTGCAAGTGTTGATCAAGATCGTATTAAACACTTTAGATACACAACACCATCAATGTAAAAGAATTCCAGCTACCGTGGTGATGAGCGCTCCATCCAGATCACGTGGTACATTGGtgttaacttttaatatattattttaaaatacaaaaatgttaaGATGGAAATCACGctacaattaaatttcagaCGTATCTCAACCGTCTCTAGGCGTGGATCACGAACTGATGGCAATGGGAGATATGAACGCCGAGAGTCCTCCAATGAGAACTCCTATAGTATCGGTGCACCAAAGAAGTCCAGGACCAACGCATAGTCAGATGGAAACTCATTGGGAGGAGAGCACACCTACTTGTCGTTACATGAACAAACACTCCAGGTTATTTGATCTATACATTGTTCCTAGAAACACTGCATCCTAGTCGATAACATAGATTCCTGGGAAGGTAGAGCATTAGGCTATTTCAGCTTGGAATGTTTCACATTGACGCGTTTTGCACTCTATATTGACCCTTctatcttcatattttttcatatcctTGGAATTacgttcttttaaaaatagccGATGAATAAGTTGTAAAGTTACTAGAAACTTTATTTCACTAGTAGCCTTACCATCTCAAAACTTCACAACCATAACTCAAGGATTAGAGGaacgaagatatatatatatatatcttttgttaTTTCCTCGTTTTCTTAGTAGGCATGAAACGAAATAGCaatgataaaattgcaaaatcaaatttatcagAATCGCGAAgtagaaaactttttttttctttaaccaGATAGCGAAAATAGTAAATTCTAGGATCTAGTATTTACCTAGAATGCCTTGAGAATATACAATCCAGGATCCAGTGAGAGTGAGAATTACATCATGACACACCTGTGCCTGTGCTTACACCAGTAGCTGCTTGTTACAATTTCCGCTATTGTGAATGCTCTGCAAAGCTACTCGATCAATGCGGATGATACGGAGTCCGAGCTGGCTGCAATACCCGAGAGCCCAAAATCTGACAGCACCTTGCATGGCAGCAGTGGTGGATCGCTCGGCGAGCTGGAGGAAACACCGACCGCTGTCACGAGAAGTATTTCGCTACACGGATCTAGAATCACGACCGATATTTTGACGAAAACGGATTGGAACAATCAGAATGTTATCAAGAAGTCGGAAGGAATCAGCAGACCTACTTGGTTTCTTGGAAGCGAGGAGGAATCTCATCAGGTAATTgattggaaagaagaaagaagtctaatttctttctaaattaaataaatgtaactaTGGACGAGAGTTttgtttagtttttttatttaagttttatttttaaagtgaatTTGAGAATGAAACTCTCATaagttgatttattttttgtaataaatattgtgttGAGAATGAAcagtatttttgaataatcatttttaaccTATTTTTCTCTTGCaatcttttaaaaacaactctcgaatatattcgtattttaaCAGTAAAGCTCTCGAAAAATTCTTGCTatcaaaagttattttttacgaGAAAATACTGCGTCCAGTAAGTAACAatctgttaataaaaataacttttgatAGTAATTCTCGAGAGTTTCATATTCTTAGTTCCAATATCCATCGCGAAATATATCTCGTTCACAACATCGTGCGAACGATATTGCGTCATAAAATATCTTacgatttacaaaattaattttctattattttcttggGCCAGAGTACGAAGATTGGACCTCAAAAGAAGTGGAGTGTGCACGAAGGAGTAAAGATGATGGTGACGAGTACTTTGTTAACTGGTCAAGCAGATCTACAGAGATACACTTCAAGAATCGAGAAAGTGACGGAAAGAGCGGAAAAAGGGATTTTGGATAAAGCGATCCCAGAGAAACCAGCGACAGAGAAAGCTGCTCAAGAAAGGAACGTCACTGTACAAATAGCTTTTAATGGAGACATCGCCTCCTCGAAACCTTTTGGGTTATCCACTGCTCTTGCGACTACTTTACCTGCCCAAGTTCAAAAGTAATCagaatttttcgttatatCACGCGTacgattgaataatttttaacacaaatgaatataattacagATACGATTTTTCCAAGGAGAAGATACCTCCAGCAGGTTCCAGTAATTCAGATTCACCGAATTCTAAGCAATTGGGTCGTCAGAAGCGCATAGAGCAGACAGTGACCATAGCCTCGCCTGTGTCACCAGGTCAAGTGGTTACGGTGACGAGCAGCGACCAATCGAGTTCTCCAGCGGTGAGCTCGATCTCGTCTCAGATCACGAGCACGGATAATGGGCAGCATCCGAGCTGGAACGAGCCTCCTCATCCTCTAACTGCACCGACTGTCGAGAGACTTTTGCCAATCGGCACCACGATTCGCCCGGCtggtaaatatttgtatttggaaaaaacgataggtaatttttcatcaatttgtcGATAATTCTGTAGGTCCAAGACCAGCTCAGAGAATTCTGCGTTGCGAGGATACTTACGGATCGCCTGAATCACCATTGTCCAAGATGGACGTGTTGACAGTCAGTGAGtaatgtttcaaaattaataaaatcttgtgTATtactttgtattaattatattaattttcaggtTCCTCGTTCGATCAAGATAGTGAAACGTGCATATCTAGCGATATAACGAGTCCTCGAAGTATTTCGCAGCTGGAGTTTCCATTGCCTGAACGATTGTTACCAGTTGGCCCTCACAGAGACTTCACCGGCCTCGTTGAGCACGTTCGTCAGGTGCTTGGTGTCCGAGAGATTGAAGGTAATATTATTCTCatccgataaaaaaaaaaaaaataaccaaaattttttctccaacAACGATATCTTTTGTCAGATTCCAACAAATACAATAACGGAAATAGCGGGAAAACTGATGGACAAGCACCGATAAAACAAGATAGCACAACATCTGAGAACATGGTAATTTGTAGAACCTTTCCTCATCGTCTTAAGAACGAAATAACAGAGTTCGATTTCTCAGTCAGCGTCTCTAGTTCCAACATCGAACGAGATACAATCGAGCAGATCGACGAGTCCAAGGAGATTGATCAAGCAGGTAGCTTTGGAATCGCCGCCTCCAGCGATAGAGTCCTCGGATTATCCCGTTCGAGCATTCGATCCCGATCGAAGAGGCAGAGCAAAGGATCACGTTCGTATTCAACGAGACAAGCGAAAGGATAGTATCACTGGCCACGATGGTCCATTAACCAGGCGTGCAGAATCCTGGTAAATTTCACTGGAATACCTCGTCAGAATTGCTGGACGAGCACGGTACATTatctaacattaaaaatagttCATTTCGAGCCAATTTCTGTAGGAGAAGAATAACATTATTCCTATTGTCATTATTCTTATGTTAGACAAAAGCACGCGATCAAACTTGTGCCAAAActgttaataatttcaaaattaagttGATCAAatccttttaattattattgcattgtgaataaatatgattttctgcgtttttattttttaattgtattaaattgtaCTTttgtctatataatatatataatattgatgaagATAATGTGAAACCGTATTCATCTGGCAATTCTGttcttcatatatttaatttctttgaaaattcaacACGATCCATTATGATTCTCTATCGATTCATAGGTCTGGTCCTCAATTGCAGCCTAATTTCGATATCGCCTCGCAACAGGCCTATCACGCTGATTTCAACTTGAAACAAAGTTTATTTCGCATTGGAGACGATTGTATTTACGAGAGGTAGCAATTcgatgtatattaataaatgtattcattttcgaattgaattaaatttcttgcAATTTATTGTAGATGTTCGGAGTGTGGAACGATAAAGGAGGAATATTCAGATGAGGAACTTGGTCTGTGTATTATCAATCTGGGCACGTTTATCCATCGTGAACCATCCTTAGCAGCCCCACTTTTGCCTGAAATCTTACGTGTCGTCACAAAGTCAGTCTTTTATTTCACctgtttttaattgttttgcaAACAATATCACGATAATGTTCGTTCACAGGGTGGCTCTCAATGCGATGTATCCTTGGCAAAGCGAGACCAACATGCATCTACCTGGTGGTGCAATCAGCGTGGCCCATCAGTTCCTCCGATGCGTGCTTCATCAATTGGCGCCTAATGGTGTCTTCTTGCAAATGTTCCAAACGCATTTAAATGGTACAATGATTCTTACAGATTGATTCTTTTATGAAACGCACGATTCATTTAAAGGATCTATTTATCTTTCAGAATCTACaagaatgcaattttttaagaGTGTTACTCAGGCTCTAGTCGATTTCAACGAATTGAATCCAATAGCACCTCTGCAATTATTGCTCGAGGTAttctaatgcaaattttagatattttataaaaattataaccaacacaatttatatcaaaaaaattaaatttctatcgcaaatttcaaaaagaaaaatttcttcaataaatcaagatcaagaataatttgtatatctttcagtattataaataattttaataattgaatttcagaatttattattactatattattactatattattactatattacttattattattataattacttaaatcACTATCTTatgatacaaataattcattaatcaaTCTCtcattataacatatataaacatatttcttaataaattctaaatttcaggCCTTAAACGCGAAAAAATCTCTGCCAATGGAACGCCTCCCGATAATACTATTCAACATAGCCTGTTATTTGGATTGCTTGCCCCTGGAAACGGGCTTGAGCCCAGGTGCAACAACCTGGAGTGGTCTTCTCGCGCAATTCGATGGCCTATTTCGCAGGCTAGTGTTGATGCTCTCGTCCATCGAGGATACCACTCCGTTATTAAGGATCATGATTTCTTTATTGAAGGTCCCGGGCATCCAATTGAAGGTCAGTTATTCGCCGCTCGTAAATAACCTTCACGATCATTATCGTTGCGGAGTGATCGTAGTCGTTACAGGGACCACGTAAACGGAGAATTTATTCCTCCTGAGCTGGCCGGAGCAGTGATCGAGAAGAGATCGTTCGATACTCGTTCCAATCTGATTTATTACACTTTTTTGACGAATTTTTGATTTGCGAtccttttgttaaatttaaagaatctctatttttactttaaaatacactaatttttagatttgttgTATCAATTatgtttgtaattataattttgttaaatttattataaatgtttaatagaGCATGCTGGATCCCTTTGCCAAGGTGTTAAGTTACGCCATACAGAATTCTACTATAAAGTACAATTATCTGACAGACCTGTGCTATCTTTGTCATCGAGGTTTCATCAAAGACAGGGACAAACATTTTTTCGGAAGAACCATCGTATTTGAGCTGATTCAAGCGATTAAATTCAAGACCACGATACCGGATTCCAATTTTCTCTTGCTCTTGCATTTCGTACTTCAGGTAAGGAGAtacatcgtttaaaaattcatgacGTGGACAAATTTGTGCTTCGTATATTTAGGATATCGGCGGCTCGTTACCTAACACGATCGCGTTGGAGAATATCCAAACAGACATATCAccgatttataatacaaacgCTTCCGAGTCCCTGAAGAATCAACTGTCGGACGTGCTCGATTTTTTGGCAGATTTTCACACTTTGAGTAAAGTGAAggtaataaaatatctgatactaaataaatattaataattcatgtcTATGacgaataatgtaaattttctaataatgtaGAGCTATAGCAAAGGAATGCAGGCTGGCCTGAACGAGGATACTTTAGGTGGTATCCTGAAATGTGGTCTCGCGCAATTTGTAGCTCTAGAAATCACCAGAGGCAACAATAGAGAGAACAGAGCTGTAGCTCGCTATCTTCCTTGGCTCTATAGCGCTCCCTCTATGATACAACAAGGGTAATTATGGTTGATGATGATATTCaatgcagaaaaaaaaaatcgaaagttttaaaaaatattgaaatcaatgtCATTTCCAGAGCTCGAGAATATGTGGATTGTATAGGTCATATCAGATTACTATCATGGTTGCTGTTGGGCTCCCTTACGCACACTTCGATGTACGCTGGCAATAATACGCATAACAACCATGGCCAGTCGATCCCATCTGCACAACCAATACCGCAAGAAGTATCTTGTCATGTCGCGGATCATGTGCAAGTTATATTTTCCGGGTTCCCGGAACAATCTAAAGCATCAGTCCTACACATGTCCTCATTATTTCATGCCTTCATATTGTGtcaagtatgtatatatatatatatatatattagtggAATACTTGAATCGTAAATACGTAATTCGTAAGCATTAT is drawn from Apis mellifera strain DH4 linkage group LG5, Amel_HAv3.1, whole genome shotgun sequence and contains these coding sequences:
- the LOC408845 gene encoding protein unc-79 homolog isoform X1, whose amino-acid sequence is MGTRFAAFSLKLTSLHDYYQRLLHGNQPVPSGLDMANTLKFFSQMLLSLLKEVREAPLEMVKSQKYDAERMALYPNLDYKQLYNALTQLIDVVSSIHIGLQAFGQALLQCIACLLPFLDHDLIDNVAYLTASSISVLPLELHQDIVNYLCFYILPFTITRKTEDGTENAASQSIAAVIMMIFQYSNNPAHHCQLLECLMALKPGVVKDILCVVAYGTAPARASAAKLLFYYWPSFNPNLFDRRAVLVKFANDLAPFVCQRDSCPNAGSAEAGKVCYDHRISITFASETPPPMYLCIECANEIHRSHPNQMFYDILHPMQQVSMICENKNCKATDKSAISVCFSTECASYNGNHPIRYCQKCHNNRHDKGRGEDHVYHTALPHISKLDSQTQTYMVQAIVSLLKEAEPLSMDSNRDISEISTNKDSAGFPGSGSSGGGSGGSGGQFDSATLEERQLLGRYGVWLLVGLCTPNQDTSIEILGRLLSMLFHWFHVTAYSFDGTKKSLMHLIFSVGQAESALEKLKTEYVCGWLSEVMKTHYEVFISCLLPHPADYVRVGGHWETLASRTSHLKDGLNRLFCLVPYEVITPDVWDYVMPHWMEAMVNDVPEYELHELKMILCKILDRDMSPLGFDAKKMYNFVAKRFVNTCAKVQEQALNWLQTLTMLEISIPLCQLFSMFSDGVAVMGAMNSTESEQKPSKGTKKEDDEGNAICSVVENESGKSTPLSDDVVPTPRHMEFTTNAELNLSCCILMLDILLKQMELQNVDKHTGIGTWVCKDACRLMKSILASNWNNCHVCATNSECTYCESSVIWHQLCLQLVTYMAPENPAYPPDKIVDESAEEHGRKSPEASRKGDSKSDVVISMPVPEMHSVGGVLAHMPQFFEQIMTATVETVSEQLDLAAIMPTEKVMSAFARAVTLSETDVATATVSVAKPRIIGENDEPLNLSPENESDDFWHTSVGKFRFNIEDLPEQLQYIHKLLKEIMTIDKPDILYYMLQCLNVMCLYGDAFNMAVKDHQGFFIWCQENLLIKNLWELLNGEHSHIAHVTVPLLLHCVTLPCGIDTFWRLIQEEFHNSDWRIRFVAVERVTLIARFMDSTPLRNVISLQAALANAFCYLIASMDDINVYVAQRATLYLGTIHDTAMRSLILCLETQFDSVIVDRPMVLQSLYQLHNSLSDRHILTWEFFLNRFDALFLEAQINLERSGDIPYLRDLRNTDLNSEIFMKKLHRAQEALSQSEGSGTNSIKTLSASFGTKWPYKRTMSAPASMIPRQDTKQEKEKVYSRQYSAPILKRKSSRFGLGQLLGSTPPNNSIPDGHVHSLNMVDETSALPGYTHKIVDLEEADKETMHLLVFLLMQFLSRQDQAYPTDEKPLSKTQGIVLRHLYLLLGYNQTERIFHTSPQRLRVSPVFNVFIANLPQLLDQNHVMGWMMTPPVLAILQHCPCPPQGVPPSDHQTPTYSLWYLEPHNRRSWLMALLVILYKCQYGQQPWCNQLQVLIKIVLNTLDTQHHQCKRIPATVVMSAPSRSRDVSQPSLGVDHELMAMGDMNAESPPMRTPIVSVHQRSPGPTHSQMETHWEESTPTCRYMNKHSSYSINADDTESELAAIPESPKSDSTLHGSSGGSLGELEETPTAVTRSISLHGSRITTDILTKTDWNNQNVIKKSEGISRPTWFLGSEEESHQSTKIGPQKKWSVHEGVKMMVTSTLLTGQADLQRYTSRIEKVTERAEKGILDKAIPEKPATEKAAQERNVTVQIAFNGDIASSKPFGLSTALATTLPAQVQKYDFSKEKIPPAGSSNSDSPNSKQLGRQKRIEQTVTIASPVSPGQVVTVTSSDQSSSPAVSSISSQITSTDNGQHPSWNEPPHPLTAPTVERLLPIGTTIRPAGPRPAQRILRCEDTYGSPESPLSKMDVLTVSSSFDQDSETCISSDITSPRSISQLEFPLPERLLPVGPHRDFTGLVEHVRQVLGVREIEDSNKYNNGNSGKTDGQAPIKQDSTTSENMSASLVPTSNEIQSSRSTSPRRLIKQVALESPPPAIESSDYPVRAFDPDRRGRAKDHVRIQRDKRKDSITGHDGPLTRRAESWSGPQLQPNFDIASQQAYHADFNLKQSLFRIGDDCIYERCSECGTIKEEYSDEELGLCIINLGTFIHREPSLAAPLLPEILRVVTKVALNAMYPWQSETNMHLPGGAISVAHQFLRCVLHQLAPNGVFLQMFQTHLNESTRMQFFKSVTQALVDFNELNPIAPLQLLLEALNAKKSLPMERLPIILFNIACYLDCLPLETGLSPGATTWSGLLAQFDGLFRRLVLMLSSIEDTTPLLRIMISLLKVPGIQLKSMLDPFAKVLSYAIQNSTIKYNYLTDLCYLCHRGFIKDRDKHFFGRTIVFELIQAIKFKTTIPDSNFLLLLHFVLQDIGGSLPNTIALENIQTDISPIYNTNASESLKNQLSDVLDFLADFHTLSKVKSYSKGMQAGLNEDTLGGILKCGLAQFVALEITRGNNRENRAVARYLPWLYSAPSMIQQGAREYVDCIGHIRLLSWLLLGSLTHTSMYAGNNTHNNHGQSIPSAQPIPQEVSCHVADHVQVIFSGFPEQSKASVLHMSSLFHAFILCQLWTMYLEELSKNPSNNEGHITMNILLEFWGKITPCILQLVEYSKVLAEMVNLHFLSLLEALLECGSILLSKLLPLWSPILYSHHVQLPGHLQVRLQNCRDFPPNKMSEHFASSRRESNATLLRWLHRLQFKMGQIEMQSSTATQFYSI